One window of the Halarcobacter mediterraneus genome contains the following:
- a CDS encoding RidA family protein — protein MKKIVSTNKAPSAIGPYNQGTSLDNLVFTSGQIALVPETMELVEGGIVEQSKQVMENLKAVLEEAGSSYENVLKTTCYLSDMDNFATFNEVYSEYFKAETAPARSTVAVKTLPKNVLVEVDAIAYKN, from the coding sequence ATGAAAAAAATAGTATCAACAAATAAAGCCCCAAGTGCAATTGGACCATACAATCAAGGTACATCTTTAGATAATTTAGTATTTACATCTGGTCAAATTGCATTAGTTCCTGAAACAATGGAATTAGTTGAAGGTGGAATAGTAGAACAAAGTAAACAGGTTATGGAAAATTTAAAAGCTGTATTAGAAGAAGCAGGAAGTTCATATGAAAATGTTTTAAAAACAACTTGTTATTTATCTGATATGGATAATTTTGCAACATTTAATGAAGTATATTCAGAATACTTTAAAGCTGAAACAGCACCTGCTAGATCAACTGTTGCAGTAAAAACTTTACCAAAAAATGTTTTAGTTGAGGTAGATGCAATAGCTTATAAAAACTAG
- a CDS encoding NUDIX hydrolase: MKILQNCGVETIASFTLILDPYNGVTINKDKLPNAKDSFEFNLELLIKEIEKRRNLIWIYVPIEKSDFIPVCVKYGFFFHSCDEDYVLLVKRLKENAIVPTAANHTLGVGAVVINEKDELLVIKEKISTIGYKLPGGHIDNAEQISTAVVREVYEETGIDVEFESIISLGHFYPHQFHKSNLYILCLAKPLSHKINILDTDEIIDAKWVAVDKYLNDEKVLAYSKAIVNAALKYKGLKLDNNTLSHIKKDIELFFPLEK; this comes from the coding sequence ATTAAAATCTTACAAAATTGTGGTGTAGAAACTATTGCAAGTTTTACTTTAATATTAGACCCTTATAATGGAGTTACTATAAATAAAGATAAACTACCAAATGCAAAAGATAGTTTTGAATTTAATCTTGAACTTTTAATAAAAGAAATAGAAAAAAGAAGAAACCTTATTTGGATATATGTTCCTATAGAAAAATCAGATTTTATTCCAGTATGTGTTAAATATGGTTTTTTCTTTCATTCTTGCGATGAAGATTATGTTTTATTGGTAAAAAGACTAAAGGAAAATGCAATTGTTCCTACCGCAGCAAATCATACTTTAGGTGTAGGAGCTGTAGTTATAAATGAAAAAGATGAATTACTTGTAATAAAAGAAAAAATATCTACAATTGGATATAAACTTCCTGGAGGACATATTGATAATGCTGAGCAAATTTCAACAGCTGTAGTACGAGAAGTTTACGAAGAAACAGGTATAGACGTAGAGTTTGAATCAATAATTTCCTTAGGACATTTTTATCCTCATCAATTTCATAAATCAAATCTTTATATTCTGTGTTTAGCAAAACCATTAAGCCATAAAATCAATATCCTAGATACTGATGAAATAATTGATGCTAAATGGGTAGCTGTTGATAAGTATTTAAATGATGAAAAAGTTCTTGCTTATTCTAAGGCTATTGTTAATGCAGCTTTGAAATATAAAGGCTTAAAATTAGATAATAACACTTTATCTCATATCAAAAAAGATATAGAGTTATTCTTTCCTTTAGAAAAATAA
- a CDS encoding amino acid ABC transporter ATP-binding protein, translating to MTIKEVNKYFDDFHVLKNINFSVKRGEIVVVCGPSGSGKSTLIRCLNGLEEIDSGQIIIDNIDIYKNKNSLQKIRKEVGMVFQHFNLFPHLTILENITLAPMLVKKEKKEISKEFAKELLRKVKLEEKILSYPSDLSGGQKQRVAIARTLAMKPKVILFDEPTSALDPETIGDVLSVMKQLAKENYTIVCVTHEMGFAKEVSNRVVFMDKGEIVEENTPEKFFQNPKSQRAKIFLNEILSH from the coding sequence ATAACTATAAAAGAAGTTAATAAGTACTTTGATGATTTTCATGTCTTGAAAAATATAAATTTTTCTGTGAAAAGAGGAGAAATTGTTGTTGTTTGTGGACCTTCAGGTTCTGGAAAATCAACTTTGATTAGATGTCTAAATGGACTTGAAGAAATAGACTCGGGTCAAATTATTATAGACAATATTGATATTTATAAAAATAAAAATAGTTTACAAAAAATAAGAAAAGAAGTTGGAATGGTATTTCAACATTTTAATTTATTTCCTCATTTAACAATTTTGGAAAATATTACTTTAGCTCCTATGCTTGTAAAGAAAGAGAAAAAAGAAATTTCTAAAGAATTTGCAAAAGAATTGTTAAGAAAAGTAAAATTAGAAGAAAAAATATTATCTTATCCTTCAGATTTAAGTGGAGGACAAAAACAAAGAGTAGCTATTGCAAGAACTTTGGCCATGAAACCTAAGGTTATACTTTTTGACGAACCTACTTCTGCTTTGGATCCTGAAACTATTGGTGATGTTCTTTCTGTTATGAAGCAATTGGCAAAAGAAAATTATACAATTGTTTGTGTAACTCATGAAATGGGTTTTGCAAAAGAAGTATCAAATAGAGTAGTTTTTATGGATAAAGGCGAAATAGTAGAGGAAAATACTCCTGAAAAGTTTTTTCAAAATCCAAAAAGTCAAAGAGCAAAAATCTTTTTAAATGAAATTTTGAGTCATTAA
- a CDS encoding bile acid:sodium symporter family protein gives MIKTFSTLFPLWAIAVSVFAYFQPDLMSGFKSWIIPLLILIMFCMGVTLKIEDFKRVLKRPKIIAVTVLLQFLLMPFIAFGISTIFDFSTELLIGMILVGAVSGGTASNVIAYLAKADVALSITMTVVSTLLSIIVTPYLTLLYVGQTVPVPAFSMLLSILKIVFIPVVIGVIINHFFNKHIEKREDLFAFLSILSIVFIVGIVVGLNQSKIGTVAVTLFLGIILHNLLGLFGGFYISKLLGYSKKECKTVAIEVGMQNSGLAVALAMKYFTPLSALPGAIFSIWHNISGSILAGYWSKKD, from the coding sequence ATGATAAAAACTTTTTCCACATTATTCCCTTTATGGGCGATAGCTGTTTCAGTTTTTGCATATTTTCAACCAGATTTAATGAGTGGCTTTAAGTCTTGGATAATTCCATTATTAATTTTGATTATGTTTTGTATGGGGGTTACTCTTAAAATAGAAGATTTTAAAAGAGTTTTAAAGCGTCCAAAGATTATTGCAGTAACAGTTCTTTTACAGTTTTTATTAATGCCTTTCATTGCTTTTGGTATTTCTACTATTTTTGATTTTTCCACTGAGTTATTAATTGGAATGATATTAGTTGGGGCTGTTTCTGGTGGTACAGCATCTAATGTAATTGCATACTTAGCAAAAGCTGATGTTGCTTTATCTATTACAATGACTGTTGTTTCTACTCTTTTATCAATTATTGTAACTCCTTATTTAACTTTATTATATGTGGGACAGACTGTTCCAGTTCCTGCTTTTAGTATGCTTTTAAGTATTTTAAAGATTGTTTTTATTCCAGTTGTTATTGGAGTTATAATAAACCATTTTTTCAATAAGCATATTGAAAAAAGAGAAGATCTTTTTGCTTTTCTTTCTATTCTTTCAATTGTTTTTATTGTTGGAATAGTTGTTGGACTAAATCAAAGTAAAATAGGAACTGTAGCTGTAACACTATTTTTAGGAATTATTTTACATAATTTATTAGGTTTATTTGGTGGTTTTTATATATCAAAACTATTAGGTTATAGTAAAAAAGAGTGTAAAACTGTTGCTATAGAAGTTGGAATGCAAAATTCAGGTTTAGCTGTTGCTTTAGCAATGAAATACTTTACTCCTTTAAGTGCTTTACCTGGAGCTATTTTTAGTATTTGGCATAATATATCAGGTTCAATACTTGCTGGATATTGGTCTAAAAAAGATTAA
- a CDS encoding dihydrofolate reductase: protein MKISMIVAYGKNWEIGLNNQMLWHISEDFKNFKQITSGHHILMGRKTFESIGKPLPNRTSLVLSRGEFEQEGVYTFNDIQKALDFARANAEEELFVIGGANIYETMFDYVDKMYLTEVDFEGQADAFLKEIDFSSWDLLEQREYEEIKEGDKVKSPAWKFKVYEKKD, encoded by the coding sequence ATGAAAATATCAATGATAGTAGCCTATGGAAAAAACTGGGAAATTGGTTTAAATAATCAAATGCTTTGGCATATAAGTGAAGATTTTAAAAACTTTAAACAAATAACTTCAGGTCACCATATTTTAATGGGAAGAAAAACTTTTGAGTCAATTGGAAAACCTCTTCCTAATAGAACTTCACTTGTCTTAAGTAGAGGAGAGTTTGAACAAGAAGGTGTTTATACATTTAATGATATTCAAAAAGCTTTAGATTTTGCAAGGGCAAATGCAGAAGAAGAATTATTTGTAATTGGTGGAGCAAATATCTATGAAACTATGTTTGACTATGTTGATAAAATGTATTTAACTGAAGTTGATTTTGAAGGTCAAGCAGATGCTTTCTTAAAAGAAATTGATTTTTCTTCTTGGGATTTACTTGAGCAAAGAGAATATGAAGAGATAAAAGAGGGAGATAAAGTTAAGTCTCCAGCTTGGAAATTTAAAGTATATGAGAAAAAGGATTAA